One genomic window of Leptolyngbyaceae cyanobacterium includes the following:
- a CDS encoding 2-isopropylmalate synthase has translation MKNPTKPEKIIIFDTTLRDGEQSPGASLNVDEKVTIARQLARLGVDVIEGGFPFASPGDFEAVQKIAQVVGVENGPIICGLARATRQDIQTAAEALKPAAHPRIHTFIATSDIHLKYKLRKTREEVLAIAEEMVAYAKSFVDDVEFSPEDAGRSDPEFLYLMLEKAIAAGATTVNIPDTVGYITPTEFGDLIRGIKENVPNIDKAIISVHGHNDLGLAVANFLEAVKNGARQLECTINGIGERAGNASLEELVMALHVRRQYYNPFLGRSPESEEPLTNIDTRQIYKTSRLVSNLTGMLVQPNKAIVGANAFAHESGIHQDGVLKNKLTYEIMDAQLIGLTDNQIVLGKHSGRHAFGTRLKELGFELSESDLNKAFVKFKEVADKKKEITDWDLEAIVNDETQQAPDLFRVELVQVSCGSNARPTATVTIRTPEGQELMDAAIGTGPVDAVYKAINRVVNVPNQLIEFSVQSVTAGIDAIGEVTIRLRHGERIFSGHAANTDIIVASAQAYVNALNRLYAWLQNKEGQKEEENASAAGMKGV, from the coding sequence ATGAAAAATCCAACTAAACCAGAAAAAATAATTATTTTCGATACGACACTCCGGGATGGAGAACAGTCTCCGGGAGCTAGTTTGAATGTTGATGAAAAAGTCACAATTGCTCGCCAGTTGGCGCGATTGGGAGTAGATGTAATTGAGGGTGGTTTTCCATTCGCCAGTCCAGGGGATTTTGAAGCGGTACAAAAAATTGCTCAGGTGGTGGGGGTAGAAAATGGGCCAATTATTTGTGGTTTGGCAAGAGCTACCCGTCAGGATATCCAAACCGCAGCAGAAGCGCTCAAACCTGCGGCACATCCACGCATTCATACATTTATCGCCACTTCTGATATTCACCTGAAGTACAAGTTGCGGAAAACTAGGGAAGAGGTGTTGGCGATCGCAGAAGAAATGGTAGCTTATGCTAAATCCTTCGTGGATGATGTAGAATTTTCCCCGGAAGATGCCGGACGTAGCGATCCCGAATTCCTTTACTTGATGCTCGAAAAAGCGATCGCAGCTGGTGCAACCACCGTCAATATACCCGACACAGTCGGTTACATCACGCCTACCGAATTTGGCGACTTAATTCGCGGCATTAAAGAAAACGTTCCCAACATCGACAAAGCAATTATTTCCGTTCACGGTCATAACGATTTAGGATTAGCAGTAGCTAACTTCTTAGAAGCAGTAAAAAATGGCGCACGACAGTTAGAATGCACCATTAACGGCATCGGAGAACGTGCTGGCAATGCTTCCTTAGAAGAATTAGTGATGGCACTCCACGTCCGGCGACAATATTACAATCCATTTTTAGGTCGTTCCCCCGAATCAGAAGAACCATTAACTAATATTGATACTCGCCAAATTTACAAAACATCTCGTTTAGTTTCCAACTTAACGGGAATGTTAGTACAACCGAATAAAGCAATTGTGGGAGCAAATGCTTTTGCACACGAATCTGGCATTCACCAAGATGGCGTGCTGAAAAATAAGCTCACCTATGAAATTATGGATGCACAATTGATTGGTTTAACAGACAATCAAATCGTGTTAGGAAAACATTCCGGTCGCCATGCCTTCGGAACTCGCTTGAAAGAGTTAGGATTTGAACTTTCAGAGAGCGATTTGAACAAGGCATTTGTTAAATTTAAAGAAGTTGCAGACAAGAAAAAAGAAATCACCGATTGGGATTTGGAAGCAATCGTTAATGACGAAACTCAACAAGCTCCCGATCTTTTCCGCGTAGAATTGGTGCAGGTTTCCTGCGGTAGTAATGCTCGTCCGACAGCAACCGTCACGATTCGCACTCCAGAAGGTCAAGAATTGATGGATGCTGCGATCGGCACCGGCCCAGTTGATGCGGTTTATAAGGCAATTAACCGAGTAGTAAATGTGCCGAATCAGTTAATTGAATTTTCCGTGCAATCTGTCACTGCTGGCATTGATGCGATTGGGGAAGTTACTATTCGTTTGCGGCATGGAGAGCGCATTTTTTCTGGTCATGCTGCTAACACGGATATTATTGTTGCTTCTGCACAAGCTTACGTGAATGCTTTGAATCGTCTCTATGCTTGGTTGCAGAATAAGGAAGGACAAAAGGAAGAGGAAAACGCTTCTGCTGCGGGGATGAAGGGAGTTTAA
- a CDS encoding serine/threonine-protein kinase, translating into MTNESSLPPTNRQSSAKTQLTKTTLTASARQSSRLKSLTHVLTGAWALLAAIATSANLGLVQNIENKVQTLFFELRGPVSPPDDVVILAMDDESLMQGREIYLTDPKKFAYLEPLKQWPWKRSAYALAIDRLMKAGARSVALDVLFDTPSRYGTADDRQLQQVLERYAGRVTLAASYENTQTRQGISTQLILPQAQFWTKPISIGSVNYPLEMDGRIRRFATEYNKRLAEEYQDQLKNFDPLKLKISSFDFDKATLQAANLTYPQPKGDRLYFYGPNKTFTHIPFWYVLDSDNWNTFKEQFKNKIVLIGPTANELKDFHKVPFSESWLYPDPMSGVEIHASAIATLMQGRAIGQAISHPALRGLFVFVGLLATGFFVSQRKQALTRFSWSIGILLAWGSISYFIFIYGQLILPTAVPIVAIALGGVSYLTSGIATQQLKKVELRQILKQYATSPIVQKIISQHDELQDLIPAEEINQANKIIGNRYQIIKVLGSGGFGETYIAQDGQRPGKPLCVVKQLKPATNNPKHLELARRLFPREAEALEKLGQHSQIPQLLAYFEEEEEFYLVQEYIDGHPLEQELVSGKKLSENEVKGILIELLEILEFVHSYGVIHRDIKPNNIIRRHSDNKLVLIDFGAVKEVTSQLLDTDNLSRFTVGIGTQGYAPPEQCAGRPRPNSDIYAVGITAIKGLTGLSPNQLQQDIRTGEILWTHKAEIKPEFAAIISKMVRYDFSQRYQTATEVKEDILTFETTSQSSFTLIDKPIDILASEELEDLEADTKPWLEKSETLYTLEKTQDL; encoded by the coding sequence ATGACAAATGAAAGTTCTTTGCCCCCAACAAATCGACAAAGTTCTGCCAAAACTCAGTTAACCAAAACCACCTTAACGGCATCCGCACGCCAGTCTTCTCGTCTGAAAAGTCTCACTCACGTACTGACGGGGGCTTGGGCATTGCTAGCAGCAATTGCTACCAGTGCTAACTTGGGTCTAGTACAAAACATAGAAAATAAAGTACAAACCTTGTTTTTTGAATTAAGAGGCCCGGTTAGCCCCCCCGATGACGTCGTAATCTTGGCAATGGATGACGAGTCTCTAATGCAAGGTCGAGAAATATATTTAACCGATCCCAAAAAGTTTGCTTATTTAGAACCTCTCAAACAATGGCCTTGGAAAAGGTCTGCTTATGCTCTAGCGATCGATCGACTGATGAAAGCCGGCGCGCGTTCTGTAGCGCTTGATGTTTTATTCGATACACCAAGTCGCTATGGAACGGCAGACGATCGGCAATTGCAACAAGTACTGGAACGTTACGCAGGGCGCGTTACTTTAGCTGCTTCTTATGAAAATACCCAAACACGCCAAGGTATCAGCACTCAATTAATATTACCCCAAGCCCAATTTTGGACGAAACCCATATCTATAGGCTCGGTTAATTATCCCCTAGAAATGGATGGTCGGATTCGTCGATTTGCCACCGAATATAATAAACGATTAGCCGAAGAATACCAGGATCAACTGAAAAATTTTGACCCCCTCAAACTAAAAATATCCTCATTTGATTTTGATAAAGCAACTTTACAAGCAGCTAACCTAACTTATCCCCAACCTAAAGGCGATCGGCTTTACTTTTACGGCCCTAATAAAACCTTTACTCATATTCCCTTTTGGTATGTATTAGATTCTGATAACTGGAATACTTTTAAAGAACAATTCAAAAATAAAATAGTTTTAATTGGCCCGACAGCAAACGAACTAAAAGATTTCCATAAAGTTCCGTTTTCAGAAAGCTGGCTATATCCCGATCCCATGTCAGGGGTAGAAATTCATGCTAGCGCGATCGCTACTTTAATGCAGGGGCGCGCGATCGGTCAAGCAATTTCCCATCCAGCATTACGTGGCTTGTTCGTCTTTGTCGGCTTGTTAGCCACGGGATTCTTCGTCAGCCAAAGAAAGCAAGCATTAACTAGATTTAGCTGGTCGATCGGCATCCTTTTAGCGTGGGGAAGCATTAGCTATTTCATTTTCATTTACGGTCAGCTAATCTTACCCACCGCCGTCCCCATAGTTGCGATCGCCCTTGGCGGAGTCTCTTACTTAACCTCTGGAATCGCCACTCAACAGCTTAAAAAAGTTGAATTACGCCAAATATTAAAGCAATATGCAACTTCACCCATCGTACAAAAAATTATCAGTCAACACGATGAACTACAAGACTTAATACCAGCAGAAGAAATTAACCAAGCCAATAAAATAATCGGAAATCGCTATCAAATTATCAAAGTTTTAGGTTCCGGAGGATTTGGCGAAACCTATATAGCCCAGGATGGCCAACGCCCAGGAAAACCACTGTGCGTCGTCAAGCAGCTTAAACCAGCTACTAATAATCCCAAACACTTAGAACTTGCCAGACGCTTATTCCCGCGTGAAGCAGAAGCACTGGAAAAGCTAGGTCAACACAGTCAAATCCCTCAGTTACTTGCCTACTTTGAAGAAGAAGAAGAATTTTATTTAGTTCAGGAATATATTGATGGACATCCTTTAGAACAAGAATTAGTTTCTGGTAAAAAGCTTTCCGAAAATGAAGTTAAAGGCATTTTAATCGAACTATTGGAAATATTAGAATTCGTCCACAGTTACGGCGTAATACACCGCGACATTAAACCTAACAATATTATCCGAAGACATTCAGACAACAAACTCGTACTCATTGACTTTGGTGCAGTAAAAGAAGTGACATCACAATTACTTGATACCGATAATCTTAGCCGCTTCACAGTAGGAATTGGAACGCAAGGTTACGCCCCACCAGAACAATGTGCAGGTCGTCCGCGACCAAATAGCGATATTTACGCAGTAGGAATAACCGCAATCAAAGGTCTTACGGGATTATCACCCAATCAATTGCAGCAAGACATCAGAACTGGAGAAATTCTCTGGACTCATAAAGCAGAAATTAAACCGGAATTTGCAGCTATTATTAGCAAAATGGTACGGTATGATTTTTCTCAGCGCTATCAAACAGCAACAGAAGTTAAAGAAGATATTTTAACATTTGAAACAACTTCTCAGTCTTCTTTCACCTTGATAGATAAACCTATAGATATTTTAGCCTCCGAAGAATTAGAAGATTTAGAAGCTGACACTAAACCTTGGCTAGAGAAATCCGAGACTCTTTATACGCTTGAAAAAACACAAGATTTGTAA
- a CDS encoding GNAT family N-acetyltransferase produces MTIAELKNKFSISTDKSKLDLEVIHNFLSNSYWAENIPLAVVQKCIDNSFCFGVYEGEKQIGFARVITDYSTFAYFSDVFILEDYRGLGLGTWLIETIMAHPELQGLRRWMLATKDAHRLYQQFGFQELKKPEWFMEICRADVYKNANS; encoded by the coding sequence ATGACGATCGCAGAATTAAAAAATAAGTTTTCCATCAGTACCGACAAATCTAAATTAGATTTAGAAGTAATTCATAATTTCCTCAGCAATTCCTATTGGGCTGAAAATATCCCTTTAGCAGTCGTTCAAAAATGTATCGATAACTCTTTTTGTTTTGGAGTGTATGAGGGAGAAAAGCAAATTGGTTTTGCCAGAGTAATTACAGATTATTCCACTTTTGCTTATTTTTCTGATGTGTTTATTTTAGAAGACTATCGCGGTTTAGGTTTGGGTACGTGGTTGATAGAAACGATTATGGCACATCCAGAATTACAAGGTTTGCGGCGATGGATGCTAGCCACGAAAGATGCTCATCGACTTTATCAGCAATTTGGCTTTCAAGAGTTGAAAAAGCCAGAGTGGTTTATGGAAATTTGTAGAGCGGATGTTTATAAAAATGCAAATAGTTAA
- a CDS encoding antitoxin family protein, with protein MSEIMVAVYENGVLRPLNPVSFNEGQTVRLQVIPDVDSEDSKNESETTIQSLANQGKITLSPKRGQVDIEELSRRHRNRKLIKIEGKPLSETIIEDRGQW; from the coding sequence ATGTCTGAAATTATGGTTGCCGTTTATGAAAACGGCGTTTTACGTCCTTTGAATCCGGTTTCTTTTAATGAAGGTCAAACAGTTAGATTACAAGTGATACCGGATGTTGATTCGGAAGATTCAAAAAATGAGTCAGAAACAACAATTCAAAGTTTAGCTAACCAAGGAAAAATTACTTTATCGCCTAAACGCGGTCAAGTAGATATCGAGGAACTATCCCGCCGTCATCGGAATAGAAAATTGATCAAAATAGAAGGTAAACCGCTTTCTGAAACTATCATAGAGGATCGCGGTCAGTGGTAA
- a CDS encoding type II toxin-antitoxin system VapC family toxin, whose protein sequence is MYFLDTSALVKRYVAETGSDWIKSITDPATGNDLVIAQITWVEILSALARRQREGSIAADDFDLILQDLRQDFNNQYQIIEVDQVLLEKAGELVIKYPLRAYDAIQLASALQLQSNFAQMPNTQLIFVTADVRLINIAQSENLIADNPNNYP, encoded by the coding sequence CTGTATTTTCTCGATACCAGTGCTTTGGTGAAACGCTATGTTGCTGAAACGGGTAGCGATTGGATTAAATCTATCACCGATCCTGCTACGGGAAATGACTTGGTGATTGCTCAGATAACTTGGGTAGAAATTCTCAGCGCTTTAGCTCGTCGTCAAAGAGAAGGGAGTATCGCAGCTGATGATTTCGACTTAATTTTGCAAGACCTACGCCAGGATTTCAATAACCAGTATCAAATTATCGAAGTTGACCAAGTGCTATTAGAAAAAGCAGGAGAACTGGTTATTAAATATCCTCTACGCGCTTATGATGCTATCCAATTAGCATCAGCGTTACAGCTACAATCTAATTTTGCTCAAATGCCAAATACCCAATTAATTTTTGTGACGGCTGATGTTCGTTTAATTAATATTGCTCAGTCTGAAAATTTGATAGCTGATAATCCTAATAATTATCCTTGA
- a CDS encoding NYN domain-containing protein translates to MAYSMNRLSIFVDGNNMFYAQQKNGWFFDPRRVLQHFTSEPDTMLVNAFWYTGLKDPQDQRGFRDALISLGYTVRTKILKEYYDDNSGRYSQKANLDIEIVVDMFNTVDQYDKVVLFSGDGDFERAIELLRSKNTHITVVSTEGMIARELRNATDRYIDLNDIREHIEKIDY, encoded by the coding sequence ATGGCTTACTCAATGAACCGTCTTTCTATTTTTGTAGACGGCAACAATATGTTCTACGCGCAACAAAAAAATGGTTGGTTTTTCGATCCGCGTCGGGTGTTACAACATTTTACAAGCGAACCAGATACGATGCTGGTCAACGCTTTTTGGTATACCGGATTAAAAGACCCCCAAGACCAGCGAGGATTCCGAGATGCTTTGATTAGTCTGGGTTATACGGTGCGTACTAAAATACTAAAAGAGTACTACGATGATAACTCCGGTCGATATTCTCAAAAAGCTAATTTGGATATCGAAATCGTTGTTGATATGTTTAACACCGTAGATCAATATGACAAAGTGGTGCTATTCAGTGGCGATGGAGATTTTGAAAGAGCTATTGAATTATTACGTTCTAAAAATACCCATATTACAGTAGTCTCGACAGAAGGAATGATCGCTAGAGAGTTACGGAACGCCACCGATCGATATATCGATTTAAATGATATTCGCGAACACATTGAAAAAATTGACTATTAA